The following coding sequences lie in one Cloeon dipterum chromosome 1, ieCloDipt1.1, whole genome shotgun sequence genomic window:
- the LOC135934659 gene encoding uncharacterized protein LOC135934659 has protein sequence MPGRKKPSFEFYGNLIERDWKEKIVKSFDDVSSRSYLWTLVLKKKKGQRRPAIELNVLQASVTNKTTKLHRFLETVGLRCGNCALENQPSEEDSELDEDEELSDENETAPQEEPDLQLPEELKEMYAQLKLCIPRIATKNSQPLGYVFGMPNAGFLVNLQKFSETCVVDAVEVIFRQAISLGVHPNFLSDKWSIQPEMTLLEGLCSRNKFLNWLGNQYPSEFNENSMRCSVSEFLQCINFKSSRTIGTCPTCKDIVQKTHTEPIMKNNTDCSDLMQLQQHLAEEVWITCQKCKVNFAGAQELESFIAVENTLKLSKGKYIRKQRKVSIDEPQSTKSFHYKGKLYKLMAMAHNSLRGHVTAVVYIEDGEENALEFDDLKFKSSLVPRKEINPDFFFYVSSAE, from the exons ATGCCGGGTAGGAAAAAGCCATCGTTTGAGTTCTACGGCAATCTTATTGAACGAGACTGGAAGGAAAAAATCGTCAAATCTTTCGATGACGTAAGCAGTAGGTCATACCTGTGGACGTTGGtgttgaagaaaaagaagggaCAGAGAAGGCCAGCAATAGAACTAAATGTTCTACAGGCGTCTGTTACAAACAAAACCACAAAACTTCATCGGTTTTTAGAAACAG TCGGACTACGTTGTGGAAATTGTGCTTTGGAAAATCAACCAAGTGAAGAGGATTCCGAGTTGGATGAAGATGAAGAACTTTCAGACGAAAATGAGACGGCGCCTCAGGAGGAACCTGATCTCCAACTGCCAGAAGAATTGAAGGAAATGTACGCGCAACTAAAACTTTGCATTCCACGAATCGCCACAAAGAACTCTCAGCCATTAG GCTACGTTTTCGGGATGCCTAATGCAGGTTTCCTTGTAAATCTACAAAAGTTTAGCGAGACCTGCGTGGTTGACGCAGTTGAGGTCATTTTTCGTCAAGCCATCAGTTTAGGTG TGCACCCTAACTTCCTGTCTGACAAATGGAGCATCCAACCAGAGATGACCTTGCTTGAGGGCCTGTGCTCACGAAATAAATTCCTGAACTGGCTTGGAAATCAATACCCTTCTGAATTTAATG AGAATTCCATGCGGTGCTCAGTAAGCGAATTCTTACAATGCATCAATTTCAAGTCTTCACGCACCATTGGAACATGTCCAACATGCAAAGATATCGTGCAGAAGACACATACAGAGCCTATTATGAAAAACAACACGGATTGTTCAGACCTGATGCAACTTCAACAACATCTTGCAGAAGAAGTATGGATTACTTGccaaaag tgcaaagtaaattttgctgGGGCGCAAGAGCTGGAAAGCTTCATCGCCGTTGAAAACACGCTTAAATTGAGCAAGGGAAAATATATCAGAAAACAGAGAAAAGTCTCCATTGATGAGCCTCAGTCAACAAAGTCCTTTCATTATAAAG GTAAACTATACAAACTGATGGCTATGGCCCACAACTCACTTCGCGGCCATGTAACTGCAGTTGTCTACATTGAGGATGGAGAAGAAAATGCCCTGGAATTTgacgatttaaaattcaaatcatcaCTGGTGCCTAGGAAGGAAATcaaccctgatttttttttttatgtgTCTTCAGctgaatag